Proteins encoded within one genomic window of Sulfurovum sp. XGS-02:
- a CDS encoding hydrogenase maturation protease has protein sequence MAYNKIALIGIGNIMFHDEGLGDYLVKYIENNYNIPDNLTLVEGGTLDFSLISNYRDFDQLIVVGASSQEGETGTIYAQSGKEMEMAQYAVDLTAKEFDISFIDEEVDKIRHISMIPENIIEVRNALTESVLRHMPKLLEVTLKELKHFGITLNRTFCRKRSFEKIIDDCANNGKLKQLVFAGVN, from the coding sequence ATGGCATATAATAAAATTGCACTCATAGGTATAGGAAATATCATGTTTCATGATGAAGGACTTGGTGACTATCTTGTAAAATATATAGAGAATAATTATAATATTCCTGATAATTTAACGCTGGTAGAAGGTGGAACGTTGGATTTTAGCCTCATCTCCAACTATCGTGACTTTGATCAGTTGATCGTTGTAGGTGCATCATCCCAAGAAGGTGAAACTGGAACTATATATGCTCAATCAGGGAAAGAGATGGAGATGGCACAATATGCCGTAGATCTAACAGCGAAAGAATTTGATATCTCTTTTATAGATGAAGAGGTGGATAAAATACGACATATTTCCATGATACCGGAAAATATTATAGAAGTACGTAACGCGCTGACTGAATCTGTCTTGAGACATATGCCAAAACTTTTAGAGGTTACCCTAAAAGAGTTAAAGCATTTTGGTATAACGCTTAACAGAACTTTTTGTAGAAAGAGATCTTTTGAAAAGATCATAGATGACTGTGCTAACAATGGAAAATTAAAACAACTTGTTTTTGCCGGTGTGAATTAG